One segment of Allorhodopirellula heiligendammensis DNA contains the following:
- a CDS encoding sodium:solute symporter family protein, which translates to MTVYEDVWMLAATPILSPTAGYTMLAIFSVLWIALGIWWGRRASTYEGFAVAGRNVGLALGTATAVATWITSNTTMLAPQFALQLGIWGALAYCTASFGLFAFAPMSGRIRQLMPEGYTAVEFVRRRYGLVATVPFLIISLFYAITWLISMSMAGGKLLEVLAGIPYEVGMTVVITVCVAYTLFGGMYAVIGTDFIQSLIILIGLVVVTIAVLSQVEIADVHEKLQADRPMLLSIFFPAALMAIFNNMLFGFGEIFHSNVWWSRAFAMRAGVGPKAYVLGGLLWLPIPIVAGFLGLAAPALGIGISQPDTVGPLVAATLLGDVGAVLVFIVVFCSLASSIDSLLAATSDLVVNDIAEPLVPGSVTQRQKRLWSGVSIVALGGLAWAVALPNVSDLATVLFFAGPLVGSCIWPIVGGLYYRRPGPIAAASAMVAGSLIGLAAYFLIGWMVASLVGAAVSGIVFAVLVWLRPNGYDFKLLSAPATRPQDVADDGSSSVSPAGA; encoded by the coding sequence ATGACCGTGTATGAGGACGTTTGGATGCTCGCCGCGACTCCGATCCTCTCGCCTACGGCGGGGTACACGATGCTCGCAATCTTCAGTGTCTTGTGGATTGCATTGGGCATCTGGTGGGGACGTCGAGCCAGTACGTATGAAGGTTTCGCGGTGGCGGGACGCAACGTCGGACTCGCCCTTGGCACCGCAACCGCAGTCGCGACTTGGATCACATCCAACACGACAATGCTGGCTCCCCAATTCGCATTGCAACTTGGCATTTGGGGCGCCCTAGCGTATTGCACGGCGAGTTTCGGACTTTTCGCCTTCGCACCGATGAGCGGTCGTATCCGCCAATTGATGCCTGAGGGCTATACGGCGGTCGAGTTTGTGCGCCGGCGATACGGCCTCGTCGCGACGGTGCCGTTTCTCATCATTTCTTTATTTTACGCGATCACTTGGTTGATCTCGATGTCAATGGCGGGCGGCAAGTTGCTCGAGGTGTTGGCGGGGATTCCCTACGAGGTTGGGATGACCGTGGTGATCACGGTATGTGTCGCTTACACACTCTTCGGTGGCATGTATGCGGTCATCGGTACTGACTTTATCCAGAGCCTGATCATTTTGATCGGGTTGGTCGTCGTCACGATTGCCGTTCTGTCGCAGGTCGAGATTGCCGATGTTCACGAGAAATTGCAAGCCGATCGACCGATGCTGCTATCGATCTTCTTTCCAGCAGCATTAATGGCTATTTTCAATAACATGCTTTTTGGGTTTGGTGAGATCTTCCACAGCAATGTTTGGTGGAGCCGAGCATTCGCAATGCGCGCAGGCGTCGGCCCCAAAGCTTACGTGTTGGGCGGTCTGCTTTGGTTGCCAATTCCCATCGTCGCAGGTTTCTTGGGCTTGGCGGCGCCGGCTCTGGGAATTGGCATCAGCCAGCCCGATACAGTGGGGCCATTGGTCGCCGCAACATTACTCGGTGATGTCGGTGCGGTGCTCGTGTTTATCGTCGTGTTCTGCTCGTTGGCGTCGAGCATTGACTCACTACTGGCGGCGACGTCCGACCTCGTCGTCAATGATATTGCTGAGCCGCTCGTGCCGGGCAGCGTCACGCAGCGGCAGAAGCGCCTGTGGTCCGGGGTGAGCATCGTTGCCCTCGGTGGTCTGGCCTGGGCGGTGGCACTGCCCAATGTGTCTGACTTGGCGACTGTGCTGTTCTTTGCCGGGCCACTTGTGGGTAGCTGCATTTGGCCGATCGTCGGAGGACTGTACTATCGACGTCCTGGTCCCATCGCTGCAGCCTCCGCAATGGTTGCTGGCAGCCTGATCGGACTTGCGGCTTATTTCTTGATAGGTTGGATGGTGGCGTCGCTTGTCGGTGCAGCGGTTTCCGGAATCGTATTTGCAGTCCTGGTTTGGCTGCGGCCCAATGGCTACGATTTTAAGTTGTTATCTGCCCCCGCTACGCGACCCCAAGACGTCGCTGACGATGGCAGCTCATCTGTTTCTCCAGCGGGAGCGTGA
- a CDS encoding aspartate/ornithine carbamoyltransferase family protein: MAANSKGPRLWPEPLLAVTNGVVDREALADLAGKSILNPRQLDRRTVTAIAQLAALLESRNVEMDKPLDGKIAITAFFEASTRTRLSFESAVLRLDGKVLSVPDGQVTGIAKGESIADIGEMFNTYGDVVIMRHPDTNSMEEISKNLHRPLINAGNGSGHHPTQALIDWYALLKWRPDLSRIICPADKQIHIGIIGTPGSMRAVKSFLRLALMFAGSVKKITIISELADPVGLDLTEPIEESPIPIDITNDVHQVLPNLDVVYVNSIAFLGDSYRNLDARYQLDCNSNLKPGAVILHPLARNKELSVELDDTDHNLYFAQAAGAVFVRQAVLASVLDRLDRITGIDNA, from the coding sequence ATGGCCGCCAATTCTAAAGGGCCGCGATTGTGGCCCGAGCCGCTCTTGGCGGTCACCAACGGCGTTGTGGATCGAGAAGCTCTCGCAGATCTCGCGGGCAAGTCCATTCTGAATCCCCGGCAGCTCGACCGCCGGACAGTGACCGCCATCGCCCAGCTCGCGGCGCTATTGGAATCACGAAACGTCGAGATGGATAAACCACTTGACGGCAAAATTGCGATCACCGCCTTCTTCGAAGCCAGCACGCGGACGCGGCTGTCATTCGAGAGTGCTGTGTTGAGGCTCGATGGCAAAGTCCTCTCAGTACCCGACGGACAGGTCACTGGGATCGCCAAAGGGGAATCGATCGCAGACATCGGTGAAATGTTCAATACCTACGGCGACGTCGTGATTATGCGGCATCCTGACACGAACTCGATGGAGGAAATCAGTAAGAATCTGCATCGTCCGCTCATCAATGCCGGCAACGGGTCGGGGCATCATCCTACCCAGGCCTTGATCGATTGGTACGCATTGTTGAAGTGGCGTCCGGATCTGTCACGCATCATCTGCCCCGCCGACAAACAAATCCATATCGGGATCATCGGCACTCCCGGCTCGATGCGGGCGGTCAAAAGCTTTTTGCGGCTCGCGCTGATGTTCGCAGGTTCGGTTAAAAAGATCACCATCATCTCTGAACTGGCGGATCCAGTAGGATTGGATTTGACTGAACCGATTGAAGAATCACCCATTCCGATCGACATCACCAACGACGTACATCAAGTCCTACCAAACCTCGACGTTGTCTATGTCAACTCGATTGCGTTTTTAGGCGATAGCTATCGAAACCTAGACGCTCGCTACCAACTGGATTGCAATAGCAACCTCAAACCAGGGGCGGTGATCTTACATCCGCTCGCTCGTAACAAAGAGCTGTCGGTCGAACTGGATGACACCGACCACAACCTGTACTTCGCTCAGGCAGCCGGCGCCGTGTTCGTTCGCCAGGCCGTGCTCGCCTCGGTCCTCGATCGCCTCGACCGCATCACCGGCATCGACAACGCCTAA